AATCACACATCGTCCTTGGTATGaacctgcgaaaatgatcaatGAATGTATCAAAACTGCCGGATAGTTTCATTCGGGTTTCGGAACGGTGCTGAGGGTAGAGATGTGTCTCTTGATCGGCTGGCAGATTGTTCCGGATTCGAATTGCTAATGAAATTCAACTTACCGTAATTGCATTCATCACAAATTCGCACCAAAGTGCACGGTCTGACATACGAATCGCAAATCACGCATTTTCCATCACATTTCTCGCACAAACGACCAATGGCTGTGTGGATGAGAAGGAAGTCATCGTTAAACGTTTACAAACAGTGCTTATCCCTGGTCCACTTACCGACTCCCGGTTGTTTTCtgcaaaaaatcaaatctgGATGATGTTTGGCCATTGCAGGTCGGAATTAATGACAAACGGAGCGAGAGATAATTGAGAACTTGTTTCGTAAAGCGGCTTGTGATTGTAAACAAACGTATATCGCGGACTGATGGAAAAAGGACTGAAACGTCAGTGACAAAGAGAACGTACTGAATGTACTGAATCGACTGAAAATGATAAAGCACTCAGCCACTTGTATAAATGTCAACATTTATTTGTGACTGTCAAAGCTGTCAAACTTACTGACATCTTGaaatgtcaacaaaaaaaaaatcagaaaaacaaTCAGCTCGACTTTtctcaaaacaatttcattaaatggcACCCCAACCAGTTGTGACTGGCTTATCGCCGAAAGAAGGACCACCTGGCACACGAATCACTATTCGTGGTGAATTTCTGGGTACTCGAGCGTCGGATTTAGTTGGTATGTTGTCACAACAGAAtgaatgaacaaatgaaatcaCTTGTCGTGTCTCGTCATTTTAGGTCTAACAATTTGTGGGAGTGATTGCCTTCTATCCGGTATGTGTTGAAGCACATCAATTATGTTCTGTTACGAGACAAGATTTacgatttctttcaaaaatttacagCCGAATGGAAGTCACCGAACAAAATAGTCGCTCGGACGGGCTCAGCCAAAGGAAAAGGGGACATCATCGTATCAACCATGAATGGTGGTGTTGGAACGTCTACTGTACAATTTCGAGCCTACCATGAATCCATTGGTCCGATGAAGGAATCCGCAGTTTGGATTGAAGAATCTCCAATGCAATCGCTGGCATGGGGACGAAGATCTTTAGCTCCGACCGGTTATTCACAAGAGGATCCGCTCGGTTTGTCGATCGAAGGCAACGAAAAAAAGATCACCGACGATTTGCGGGACATATTTCCCGATTGTGGTGGCGATCTATCGCAGGACAATTTTTCGCCTGGTTGGTTCCTCTTGGAGCACCACAATTCAACGTCGTTCGAGGATCTAAAGGCTGGATTGTCGTATTTGCGCCGTAAAGTCGAGAGCCAACGAGACGGTCAACTGTCATTTTTAAAAGCTAATGCCGGTTCTGTCATCGATCAGTTAGATACTCTGATGATGCTGCGGGATAAATTTCAAGATGACGTCAAACTCGTCGGAAACGAACCGGTTGAGAAGCTGCGAAAGGCTATCTTAGGTATGCGGACGCTGGCTGTAGATTTTTACGTTTGATTAAAATCGGTTTTCCCAACAGAGTCCATCATTGAGTCGAAGAGCCTCTTTTTGGACGTACTGTCACGTCGCGAAAAAGCTGATGCCACTCGAGCGGCCTTACTTGCACTCTCTCGACACAAATTCCTGTTCTGCCTACCGAATTCGGTGGTGAAAAGTGCTAAGAAGGAGGAGTATGACATCGTAATCAATGACTATGCCAGGGCACAGAATCTATTCGGTAAAACGGAAGTTCCGGTAAGGATGTCAACTTCCCaactttgaataaattttatgtcaatCGACAAACGCTTCAGATTTTCAGGAAAGTCTTAGACGAAGTTGACTTGCGGATTGTTGAGATTTGCAAGGAACTTCACAAGAAAGTGGTAAACATGCCACAGAGTGTTGAGCAGCAGAAAAAGTTTGTCAAAGCACTGATCAACCTAAGCGCCATTTCATCCAACGTTTCGACGGTAATTTACATTTCTACAGAGAAGATGTGATCCGCCGTGCATAGTCAAGttgattcaatattttcacttACAGGGACAACACACGAAGACTAAATTTATCACCGAAGATCCGGCTTGGGATGCCATTGAAGCCCGTGCAAAATATTTGGAAGAAACGTACCGGACCACATTCGACCAGTATGTTTCGAAAGAATCGCAACAAAGCACGTCCAAATCGCGTGACAATCGTGACTCGTTGCCTCATCGAGTGCAATTTTGCGACGAACTCACCGAAATCGCTGCCGGTTGGATTCCGGATCTGTGGCGATTAGGTCAAAGTTATTTTACTGGCGAACTCAGAGGGCTAACAGAACCGAAACCGGgcaattttaagaaaatcatcCTGACGGCTATTGAGCAATTCTGCACTTACATACGAGCAGCCGTTCTGTCAGCATCCGGCTCAAAGTCTCTGTTTCCACCGTCGAGTCTGTCATGGCCTAACAATTCGAATTCGGCAATAAATCAGTTTCTTCCGTGGTTGCCGCACTGTCTCCGATATGTACGGATTTCCTATGCTACACTGATACGACTTGATCTACCTAATGAAGTGCTGGACATAGTTCAGCGACTGATCGATCAGATACGACTGTTCAACTTGATAACGGTCTTCAAGAAGGCATTGGACAAAGTTAAATACCTGGAAGATCAAGAAACGTGGACGATGGGTGTGAGCGACTATGCTGGAGCAACGCTTCTTCCATCGCTACTGGAACAATTGATTGTTGAAACATTGGAAGAGTGTCACAGTACGTGCCTGAATCCGGAAATGAGAGAACAAACGATTTTGGAAGCAAATTCGGATGGGCAACGAGAAATCGCCCAGCGACTTCAAGACATTTTGGACGCATTTTGCGGTGTCATTGAGTCATTGGCGTTCCAACGCGGAGATGATGATGTTCATGGGATGGGTGTGTCACAAATGATTGGATTTCCGAATTCGTCGCATGATAACGAATTCAAGAACTGGGGTGGCATTGTATCATGGGAGCAACGTCTGCTCTGTTGCATGGCCAATTGTATGTAttgtcacaaaatatttttcccgCATCTCGGAACGGTATTCACCAAATTTGGCTATCCGGCGCCTATGCTGGCTATCGAGAGTGGGAAAGCGTCTATCAATGGCTTGTTTAATAGCATCCTTGAGACCTATGTCGAGCACAAGAGTGATCCACTGTTGGGTACCATTGAGCCGTCGATGTACATCGGTCGTTTTCAATGGAATTTGGTGCAAGAAACTGGCAGATTGAGACCATATGCACACGAATGTTACGACAACCTGGTAAGTTCGCTTTAAAATCCTTATTCGAGCCAGAGAGTGATTCGTTGATCTAACAGGTTGGCGTGTATTCGGAAATATTCACCGTATCGCCGAGTCTGTTGCGACTCGTTTTGGAACCCATCGTTCAGACCGTAGCTGAAGAATTGGCTCGCTTAATGAGTTGCGTTCAGAAATTCAACGCAATGGGTGCTATGCAAGCCAACATAGACATTCGACTGTTACGCGATGCTCTCAAATTGTACAGCAACAGCACAGCCAAGTCATTTTTCGGCGAAGCATTGGACGCAATACCGAAACTGTCACCGGAAGGCGAGCAGCAAGTGAACGATATGTTGAAGCTTATCAAAGGTGACATGAAATTGCAATTGTTGTGTTTCTCTGTACAAAATCCGTAACCGTTGCGGTTCAGTGATGATAATAATAAACGAATTGTTCCATGACGTTTGATGAGTTTCCTTTGAGGAGGTCGACGGTGGttgggtgattttttttaatggattttttcgTTAGGGTCTGTGATGTCAAAATTCACACATGAGCCGATCGATCACCGTTTGGAAACCGACTTCTATCAATATTCTATGAGAATGTTGATGGTATATCCGACAATAAATGTGCTGACCTGATTGCCACTTCTACCACTGCTGACTACGACGTTATCACCTACACTGAAACATGGCTCACGGATGACGTAagtgattttgaatttatgaGCGACCGATACATCGTATTCCGTAAAGACAGATCCGAATCAACGATTAATGCCACCAGAGGTGGTGGTGTGCTAATTGCTGTTCGGAATAGCATACAATGCACAGAATTTTCCATCCCCGAAATGAATGGTTTAGAATCAGTCTGCGTACGGATTTCGCTGCCATCAgggtatatatacatatattcgCTATACATTCAGCCGACGGCTGATATATCAATATATCGATCACACGTTGCTGCCATAGCTGCCATTAAAAGAATCCTGACACGTTCCGACACGCTCCAAATTTTCGGTGACCTTAACCTGTTTGGTGTTAAATGGCATGATAATGATGACGGCTTCGACTACATTCCTGTGATTGGTGAATCCATGTGTGCAAGGTCCATCATTGCACGTGAAGTGACGTCAGCGCTATCCGATAATGGATTATTTCAAATGTCGTCATTCGTCAACGTAAGTGGTAACATCCTCGACACGGTATATACTGATAATCCCGAGCTGTGTGTGGTCAACCGCGCAGACTTTCTGATGCTTTCCTCATCGAAGAGTGACAAGTACCATGTTCCAATCGCATGCACTGTTGAATGTTGTCCGACTGTTGCTAATATCTCTTCCGACGAGTCCAACGTGATGTTCTGCTTCAGGAAAGCCAACTATGACGATATAAACCGTTATCTGTCCGACGTTGTCCTACTTCAGCACAGTGCACCGGATGTAAACGAGTCAATTACAACGTTGTACACCAATATATACGATGTCTTCGAGAAATTCATCCCACTCGCCACAATTCGCTCGTCTCGCAATCCCAAATGGTACACCAAGGAACTTCTACACCGGAAAAACGTGAGGAACAAAGAGTTTAGGAAACTAAGTGCAAAACGAAAGCATCAGCTGCTGAATGTTATCCCGACAATTTTGGATGATAGATTGTTTCTGCAAGCAAAACACGAATATGAAGTCTTGAGGACAAAATTGCACAGTGATTTCATACGTGAAAAGTCTTCCTGTATCAAAACAGATCCGAAATCTTTTTGGCGTCACATCAATGCAAAACGCAAATCAAACAA
The DNA window shown above is from Bradysia coprophila strain Holo2 chromosome IV unlocalized genomic scaffold, BU_Bcop_v1 contig_84, whole genome shotgun sequence and carries:
- the LOC119072942 gene encoding PHD finger-like domain-containing protein 5A — encoded protein: MAKHHPDLIFCRKQPGVAIGRLCEKCDGKCVICDSYVRPCTLVRICDECNYGSYQGRCVICGGPGVSDAYYCKECTIQEKDRDGCPKIVNLGSSKTDLFYERKKYGFKQR
- the LOC119072915 gene encoding exocyst complex component 2 codes for the protein MAPQPVVTGLSPKEGPPGTRITIRGEFLGTRASDLVGLTICGSDCLLSAEWKSPNKIVARTGSAKGKGDIIVSTMNGGVGTSTVQFRAYHESIGPMKESAVWIEESPMQSLAWGRRSLAPTGYSQEDPLGLSIEGNEKKITDDLRDIFPDCGGDLSQDNFSPGWFLLEHHNSTSFEDLKAGLSYLRRKVESQRDGQLSFLKANAGSVIDQLDTLMMLRDKFQDDVKLVGNEPVEKLRKAILESIIESKSLFLDVLSRREKADATRAALLALSRHKFLFCLPNSVVKSAKKEEYDIVINDYARAQNLFGKTEVPIFRKVLDEVDLRIVEICKELHKKVVNMPQSVEQQKKFVKALINLSAISSNVSTGQHTKTKFITEDPAWDAIEARAKYLEETYRTTFDQYVSKESQQSTSKSRDNRDSLPHRVQFCDELTEIAAGWIPDLWRLGQSYFTGELRGLTEPKPGNFKKIILTAIEQFCTYIRAAVLSASGSKSLFPPSSLSWPNNSNSAINQFLPWLPHCLRYVRISYATLIRLDLPNEVLDIVQRLIDQIRLFNLITVFKKALDKVKYLEDQETWTMGVSDYAGATLLPSLLEQLIVETLEECHSTCLNPEMREQTILEANSDGQREIAQRLQDILDAFCGVIESLAFQRGDDDVHGMGVSQMIGFPNSSHDNEFKNWGGIVSWEQRLLCCMANCMYCHKIFFPHLGTVFTKFGYPAPMLAIESGKASINGLFNSILETYVEHKSDPLLGTIEPSMYIGRFQWNLVQETGRLRPYAHECYDNLVGVYSEIFTVSPSLLRLVLEPIVQTVAEELARLMSCVQKFNAMGAMQANIDIRLLRDALKLYSNSTAKSFFGEALDAIPKLSPEGEQQVNDMLKLIKGDMKLQLLCFSVQNP